In Candidatus Tachikawaea gelatinosa, a genomic segment contains:
- the nuoH gene encoding NADH-quinone oxidoreductase subunit NuoH produces the protein MGYFCAYIYPFLSEIIKIVSVFLVLLISSAFMSVFERRMLGLFQNRYGPDQVGWQGSLQLFADMIKMLFKEDWIPSFSNKIIFLIAPIFSFLLPFLIFVIVPVAPNYYIINLDNGLLFFLMIAGLSVYPIMLAGWASNNKYSLLGAIRASAQVLSYEVFLGLSLMGIVAQTGSFNINDIVEHQKFIWNIIPQFFGFIVFIIASLGICHRHPLDQPESEQELADGYHIEYSGMKFGLFFIGEYTAMIAISSIIATLFFGGWQGPFFPPFLWFFLKTIFFIVIFILIRASLPRPRYDQVMLFGWQICLPLTLLNLIFTAAVVLYKI, from the coding sequence ATAGGTTATTTTTGCGCTTATATTTATCCTTTTTTATCAGAAATAATTAAAATTGTTTCTGTCTTTTTAGTTCTTCTTATTTCTAGTGCTTTTATGAGTGTTTTTGAACGTCGTATGCTTGGATTGTTTCAAAATAGATATGGACCAGATCAGGTAGGTTGGCAAGGATCCTTACAATTATTTGCTGATATGATAAAAATGTTATTTAAAGAAGATTGGATTCCTTCTTTTTCTAATAAAATAATTTTTTTAATTGCTCCTATTTTTTCTTTTTTGCTTCCATTTTTAATATTTGTTATTGTACCTGTTGCTCCTAATTATTATATTATTAATTTAGATAACGGTTTGTTATTTTTTCTTATGATTGCAGGATTATCTGTTTATCCGATTATGCTTGCAGGTTGGGCTAGCAATAATAAATATTCTCTGCTTGGAGCAATACGTGCTTCAGCACAAGTTTTAAGTTATGAAGTTTTTTTAGGTTTATCATTAATGGGCATCGTTGCACAAACAGGTTCTTTTAATATAAACGATATTGTAGAGCATCAAAAATTTATTTGGAATATTATCCCTCAGTTTTTTGGATTTATTGTTTTTATTATTGCTAGTTTAGGAATTTGTCATCGTCATCCATTAGATCAACCTGAAAGTGAGCAAGAATTAGCTGATGGTTATCATATTGAATATTCTGGTATGAAATTTGGTTTATTTTTTATTGGTGAATATACAGCAATGATTGCCATTTCTAGTATAATTGCAACCTTATTTTTTGGTGGATGGCAAGGTCCTTTCTTTCCACCATTTTTGTGGTTTTTTTTAAAAACTATCTTCTTTATTGTAATTTTTATTCTTATTAGAGCTTCTCTGCCAAGACCACGTTATGATCAAGTAATGTTGTTTGGGTGGCAAATATGTTTGCCATTAACGTTATTAAATTTAATTTTTACTGCTGCAGTAGTGTTGTACAAAATATAA
- the nuoE gene encoding NADH-quinone oxidoreductase subunit NuoE produces the protein MSNKKIPIYVFNNNESKIVLSDEEIYAIETEKKKYAHARAVVIEALKIVQKKRGWISDQAIFAISKILKISISDIEGIATFYSQIFRQPVGKHIIRYCDSVVCYINGYESIVKEITKILKIQPGETTEDGIFTLLPVCCLGNCDKSPTLMINNKTYNCVKSNQIQFLLEKY, from the coding sequence ATGTCTAATAAAAAAATTCCTATATATGTTTTTAACAACAATGAATCAAAAATTGTATTAAGTGATGAAGAAATTTATGCCATTGAAACTGAAAAAAAAAAATATGCTCATGCACGTGCTGTAGTTATTGAAGCACTAAAAATTGTTCAAAAAAAACGTGGTTGGATATCAGATCAAGCAATTTTCGCTATATCAAAAATATTAAAAATTTCAATAAGCGATATTGAAGGAATTGCAACATTTTACAGTCAAATTTTTCGTCAACCAGTAGGAAAACACATTATTCGATATTGCGATAGCGTTGTTTGTTATATTAACGGATATGAGTCGATTGTAAAAGAAATAACAAAAATTTTAAAAATACAACCTGGTGAAACAACGGAAGATGGTATTTTTACACTATTACCTGTATGTTGTTTAGGGAATTGTGATAAAAGTCCAACTTTAATGATCAATAATAAAACTTATAACTGCGTAAAATCAAATCAAATACAGTTTTTATTAGAGAAATATTAA
- the nuoF gene encoding NADH-quinone oxidoreductase subunit NuoF, translated as MNNIIRNIETHPLTWRLRKDKKPVWFDEYTKKEGYSGFKKALKNFSSEEIIKLIIKSKLRGRGGAGFYTGLKWSLIPKKKKNTDIIYLLCNADEMEPGTYKDRLLMEQMPHQLIEGMMISAFAIQANIGYIFLRGEYIKAEQSLRRAIIEAKEQKLLGQNILNTTFDFEIFIHTGAGRYICGEETALINSLEGRRPNPRSKPPFPAEVGLWGKPTCVNNVETLSNIPAILNNGVQWYLNLSKKSNDTGTKMMGFCGKVNQPGVWELPFGITAREILENYANGMCKNHSLKAWQPGGAGTDFLLEKHLDIKMDFYSIASAGSRLGTGISIAIDNKTSIVSVVRNLEEFFARESCGLCTPCRDGLPWIVQILCSIEKSKGLSKDIKILKNLCYQLGPGKSFCAHAPGAIEPLQSALKFFPEEFEKGIIKFIEK; from the coding sequence ATCAACAATATCATTCGAAATATAGAAACTCATCCTTTAACTTGGCGTTTAAGAAAAGATAAAAAACCAGTGTGGTTTGATGAATATACAAAAAAAGAAGGTTATTCCGGATTTAAAAAAGCACTAAAAAATTTCAGTTCGGAAGAAATTATTAAGTTAATTATTAAATCAAAGTTAAGAGGTCGAGGCGGAGCTGGGTTCTATACTGGATTAAAATGGAGTTTAATTCCTAAAAAAAAAAAAAATACAGATATAATTTATCTTTTATGTAATGCAGATGAAATGGAACCAGGAACCTATAAAGATCGTTTATTAATGGAACAAATGCCTCATCAACTAATAGAAGGAATGATGATTTCTGCATTTGCTATACAAGCAAACATTGGTTATATATTTTTACGAGGAGAATATATAAAAGCTGAACAATCTCTTCGACGTGCAATAATAGAAGCAAAAGAACAAAAACTTTTAGGACAAAACATTTTAAACACCACGTTTGATTTTGAAATATTTATACATACTGGTGCAGGTCGTTATATTTGCGGAGAAGAAACTGCTTTAATTAATTCGTTAGAAGGACGGCGTCCTAACCCACGCTCTAAACCGCCCTTTCCTGCAGAAGTGGGGTTATGGGGTAAACCGACATGTGTTAATAATGTTGAAACGTTATCGAACATTCCTGCTATTTTAAATAATGGAGTTCAATGGTATTTGAACTTATCGAAGAAAAGTAACGACACTGGAACAAAGATGATGGGATTTTGTGGAAAAGTTAATCAACCGGGTGTTTGGGAATTACCTTTTGGGATTACTGCAAGAGAAATTTTAGAAAATTATGCTAACGGTATGTGTAAAAATCATTCCTTAAAAGCCTGGCAACCAGGCGGAGCTGGAACGGATTTTTTATTAGAAAAACATCTTGATATAAAAATGGATTTTTATAGCATTGCTAGTGCTGGTAGTCGTTTAGGTACCGGAATTTCTATAGCTATTGATAATAAAACTAGCATTGTTTCGGTAGTAAGGAATTTAGAAGAATTTTTTGCACGAGAATCTTGTGGATTATGTACTCCTTGTCGTGATGGATTACCTTGGATTGTTCAAATTTTATGTAGTATTGAAAAGAGCAAAGGATTATCAAAAGATATTAAAATTTTGAAGAATCTTTGTTATCAGTTAGGTCCTGGGAAATCTTTTTGTGCTCACGCACCTGGGGCAATTGAACCTTTACAAAGTGCATTAAAATTCTTCCCAGAAGAATTTGAAAAAGGAATTATAAAGTTTATTGAAAAATAA
- the nuoJ gene encoding NADH-quinone oxidoreductase subunit J, with protein MTFFFYFFAIIAVLSTILTVISVNPIYMLLYFIISLFSISGIFFSLGNNFAGSMEIIIYAGAIMVLFIFVIMLLNLGPLLEKQEKSFLKPQIFIYSIGISLLLFLLITYQLASIKNYVLDKNLIKSQEIGINLFSHYLLMVELISFLLLSSLIVTFHVGRENYFLKDERNNSSKKTIKEINK; from the coding sequence ATGACATTTTTCTTTTATTTTTTTGCAATAATAGCAGTATTAAGTACAATATTAACAGTAATCAGTGTAAATCCAATTTATATGCTATTGTATTTTATTATTTCTTTATTTTCAATATCAGGAATTTTTTTTTCTTTAGGTAATAATTTTGCAGGATCTATGGAAATTATTATTTATGCTGGTGCAATTATGGTGTTATTTATTTTTGTTATTATGTTGTTAAACTTAGGACCTTTATTAGAAAAACAAGAAAAAAGTTTTTTAAAACCTCAAATTTTTATATATTCTATAGGAATATCTTTGCTATTGTTTTTATTAATTACGTATCAATTAGCAAGTATTAAAAATTATGTATTAGATAAAAACTTAATAAAATCTCAAGAAATAGGAATAAATTTGTTTAGCCATTATCTATTAATGGTAGAATTGATCTCATTTTTATTATTATCTAGTTTAATTGTTACTTTTCATGTTGGACGAGAAAATTATTTTCTGAAAGATGAAAGAAATAATAGCAGTAAAAAAACAATAAAGGAGATAAATAAATGA
- the nuoC gene encoding NADH-quinone oxidoreductase subunit C/D has protein sequence MKKNISSITHIKNKQIIKELTQKFGNSIFTIQETYIESLVLWIRRKDLLSVLSFLKKTDKPYIMLYDLHGIDERLRSNCHNIPFMDFTVFYHLLSIERNHDIVLKVALLSNNLHIPTVTKIWPNANWYERETWEMFGITFDDHPNLTRIMMPIDWIGHPLRKDYPARATEFNAFSLTKEKEDSSMSNLTMIQKKWETKNKKDNEKFMFLNFGPNHPSAHGAFRIILKLDGEEIVDCIPDIGYHHRGAEKMAERQSWHSYIPYTDRVEYLGGCVNEMPYILAIEKLAGIIVSDRVQFIRVMLSELFRINSHLLYISTFIQDVGAMTPVFLAFTDRQKIYDIIEAITGFRMHPAWFRIGGLAHDLPKGWEKLLDEFLKWMPKRLKEYNNVALKNSILIKRSKGIATYNFKEALEWGVTGSGLRATGINFDVRKWRPYSGYEKFDFEIPIGNGISDAYTRVILKMEEIYESLKILDQCLKKMPEGSFKADHPLTTPPKKEKTLKDIETLITHFLNVSWGPVIPANESFQMIEATKGINSYYIISDGGTMSYRTRIRTPSFAHLQQIPSVICGSLISDLVVYLGSIDFVMSDVDR, from the coding sequence ATGAAAAAAAATATTTCAAGTATAACACATATTAAAAATAAACAAATAATCAAGGAATTAACTCAAAAGTTTGGTAATAGTATTTTTACTATTCAAGAAACTTATATTGAATCACTTGTTTTATGGATTCGTAGAAAAGATTTATTATCTGTTCTAAGTTTCTTAAAAAAAACTGATAAACCATATATTATGTTGTATGATTTACACGGAATAGATGAACGTTTACGCTCTAATTGTCATAATATTCCTTTTATGGATTTCACAGTTTTTTATCATTTATTATCTATTGAACGTAATCATGATATTGTACTAAAAGTAGCTTTATTATCAAATAATTTACATATACCAACTGTTACTAAAATTTGGCCTAATGCTAACTGGTATGAAAGAGAAACTTGGGAAATGTTTGGAATAACATTTGATGATCATCCCAACTTAACACGTATAATGATGCCTATAGATTGGATAGGACATCCTTTGCGCAAAGATTACCCTGCTAGAGCAACAGAATTTAATGCTTTTTCTTTAACAAAAGAAAAAGAAGATAGTAGTATGAGTAACCTTACTATGATTCAAAAAAAATGGGAAACAAAAAATAAAAAAGATAATGAAAAATTTATGTTTCTTAATTTTGGTCCTAACCATCCTTCAGCGCATGGTGCTTTTCGTATCATTTTAAAATTAGATGGAGAGGAAATTGTTGATTGTATTCCAGATATTGGATACCATCATCGAGGAGCTGAAAAAATGGCAGAACGTCAATCTTGGCATAGTTATATTCCTTATACTGATCGTGTGGAATATTTAGGTGGATGTGTAAATGAGATGCCTTATATTTTAGCGATAGAAAAATTAGCAGGAATTATAGTGTCAGATCGCGTGCAATTTATTCGTGTAATGCTCTCAGAATTATTTCGTATAAATAGTCATTTACTTTATATTTCTACTTTTATTCAAGATGTCGGAGCAATGACACCAGTTTTTTTAGCTTTTACCGATCGTCAAAAAATTTATGACATTATTGAGGCAATAACAGGTTTTCGTATGCATCCTGCATGGTTTCGTATTGGTGGTTTAGCGCACGATTTGCCAAAAGGATGGGAAAAATTACTAGATGAATTTTTAAAATGGATGCCAAAACGTTTAAAAGAATATAATAACGTTGCTTTAAAAAATAGTATTTTGATAAAACGTTCTAAAGGAATTGCTACATATAACTTTAAAGAAGCCCTAGAATGGGGCGTTACTGGATCAGGACTACGTGCCACTGGTATAAATTTTGATGTAAGAAAATGGCGTCCTTATTCAGGATATGAAAAATTTGATTTTGAGATCCCAATTGGAAACGGAATTAGTGATGCTTATACACGTGTTATACTAAAAATGGAAGAAATTTATGAATCTTTAAAAATTCTTGATCAATGTTTAAAAAAAATGCCTGAAGGATCTTTTAAAGCTGATCATCCTTTAACTACTCCTCCAAAAAAAGAAAAAACTTTAAAAGATATAGAAACCTTAATTACTCATTTTTTAAACGTTTCTTGGGGTCCAGTTATACCTGCCAATGAATCATTCCAAATGATTGAAGCTACTAAAGGTATTAATAGTTATTATATTATCAGTGATGGAGGAACGATGAGCTACCGTACAAGAATTCGTACTCCTAGTTTTGCACATCTTCAACAGATTCCTTCTGTAATTTGTGGTAGTTTAATTTCAGACTTAGTAGTTTATTTAGGTAGTATTGATTTTGTAATGTCGGATGTGGATCGTTGA
- the nuoK gene encoding NADH-quinone oxidoreductase subunit NuoK has product MIPIQHCIIISTLLFLIGLTSLILRKNLFFILVGIEIMINAAALFFILSGNFWKQVDGQIMYLLTISFAAAEASIGLAFLIQMHRRFKTLNIDDICEMHR; this is encoded by the coding sequence ATGATTCCAATACAACACTGTATAATTATATCTACTTTACTTTTTTTAATCGGACTAACATCATTAATATTAAGAAAAAATTTATTTTTTATATTAGTAGGAATAGAGATAATGATAAATGCTGCTGCTTTATTTTTTATACTTTCAGGAAATTTTTGGAAACAAGTAGATGGACAAATTATGTATTTACTTACTATTAGTTTTGCAGCAGCAGAAGCTAGCATTGGTTTAGCTTTTTTAATTCAAATGCATCGTCGCTTTAAAACTTTAAACATAGATGATATATGTGAGATGCATCGATGA
- the nuoL gene encoding NADH-quinone oxidoreductase subunit L, producing MNYLYLTILIPLIGFCLLAFSLGSWSKKICTLIGVGSIALSALVAVYVAFDFSRKNTIVFNQFLWDWIKLDNFNIKISFMIDSISLTMLSMITGVGLLIHIFASWYMYNKEGYSRFFAYTNLFMASMLILILADNLMLMYLGWELVGVCSYLLIGFYYQNLNNCYAAMKAFIITRIGDIFLAIGLFIFYREFATLNFQEIKSLVPLQFLVGSSILTVATLMLLIGSIGKSAQFPMQNWLPDAMAGPTPVSALIHAATMVTAGVYLITRTYFVFLITPTTLLIIQIVGVITLLLGGISALFQTNIKRILAYSTISQIGYMFLALGVEAWDAAMYHLLTHAFFKALLFLSAGSIVNTCNHEQNIFKMGGLKNKIPLVYFCFLIGGFSLSGLPLITASFYSKDEILLGVFTHGHLKLMIAGLIGTILSSLYIFRTIFVVFHGKLNKKNIYSDVVNNTINHNLPLVILTILSTYLGTFVIPSFSKFFSIIEKNNVEQKFLIQFLSSVCSLSGFLIAIFFWLIKKDFLKKIKEKRFFLMLNSYLYNGFGFDYLYNKIFVQSYLRFSNFLRNDPFIVFFDFLTICFKKTSNVLLKSINGMLRWYIASIGLGASFTIFLILFLKQSKIVL from the coding sequence ATGAACTATCTTTATTTGACTATATTAATTCCATTAATTGGATTTTGTTTATTAGCGTTTTCTTTAGGATCATGGTCTAAAAAGATTTGTACACTTATTGGAGTTGGATCCATTGCTTTATCTGCTTTAGTTGCAGTTTATGTCGCTTTTGATTTTTCTAGAAAAAATACAATAGTATTTAATCAATTTCTTTGGGATTGGATAAAATTAGATAATTTTAATATAAAAATAAGTTTTATGATTGATTCCATATCATTAACAATGTTATCTATGATAACAGGTGTAGGATTGTTAATACATATATTTGCATCATGGTATATGTATAATAAGGAAGGATATTCAAGATTTTTTGCGTATACTAATCTATTCATGGCTAGTATGCTAATATTAATATTAGCAGATAATTTAATGTTAATGTATCTTGGTTGGGAATTGGTAGGAGTATGTTCATACTTATTAATTGGATTTTATTATCAAAACTTAAATAATTGTTATGCAGCAATGAAAGCATTTATTATAACAAGAATAGGAGATATTTTTTTAGCTATTGGTTTATTTATTTTTTATCGTGAATTTGCTACTTTAAATTTTCAAGAAATAAAATCGTTAGTTCCATTACAATTTTTAGTTGGAAGTTCTATATTAACTGTTGCTACTTTAATGTTATTAATAGGTTCAATTGGTAAATCTGCACAATTTCCTATGCAAAATTGGTTACCAGATGCAATGGCTGGTCCTACTCCGGTATCTGCTCTTATCCATGCAGCAACTATGGTAACTGCAGGAGTTTATTTAATTACTCGTACATATTTTGTATTTTTAATAACCCCTACAACATTACTTATTATTCAAATAGTTGGCGTTATCACTTTATTATTAGGTGGTATATCTGCATTGTTTCAAACTAATATTAAACGTATTCTTGCATATTCTACGATTAGTCAAATTGGTTACATGTTTTTAGCTTTAGGTGTTGAAGCATGGGATGCAGCTATGTATCATTTATTGACTCATGCTTTTTTTAAAGCACTTTTATTTTTATCTGCAGGTTCAATAGTAAATACATGTAATCATGAACAAAATATTTTTAAAATGGGAGGTTTAAAAAATAAGATACCATTAGTTTATTTTTGTTTTTTAATAGGAGGATTTTCTTTATCAGGATTGCCACTAATTACTGCTAGTTTTTACAGTAAAGATGAAATATTACTAGGAGTATTTACTCATGGTCATCTAAAATTAATGATTGCTGGGTTGATAGGAACAATTTTGAGTTCTTTATATATATTTAGGACAATTTTTGTTGTCTTTCATGGAAAACTTAATAAAAAAAATATTTATTCTGATGTTGTAAATAATACAATAAATCATAATCTTCCTTTAGTGATTTTAACAATTTTATCTACATATTTAGGAACTTTTGTCATTCCTTCTTTTTCAAAATTTTTTTCTATAATAGAAAAAAACAATGTAGAACAAAAATTTTTAATACAATTTTTATCAAGTGTATGTAGCTTATCAGGTTTTTTAATTGCTATTTTTTTTTGGTTAATAAAAAAAGATTTTTTAAAAAAAATTAAAGAAAAACGTTTTTTTTTAATGCTGAATTCTTATTTATATAATGGTTTTGGATTCGATTATTTATATAATAAAATATTTGTTCAATCTTATTTAAGATTTTCTAATTTTTTAAGAAATGATCCATTTATTGTTTTTTTTGATTTTCTTACTATTTGTTTTAAAAAAACTAGTAATGTTTTGTTAAAAAGTATAAATGGAATGTTACGCTGGTATATAGCATCAATAGGATTAGGTGCGAGTTTTACTATTTTTTTAATTCTTTTTTTAAAGCAATCAAAAATAGTTTTATAA
- the nuoG gene encoding NADH-quinone oxidoreductase subunit NuoG: protein MIIIHIDGKKYTIKKTNNLLNTCLSLGIDIPYFCWHPALGSLGACRLCAIKVYQNKEDKIGKIAMSCMTSAVDNMHISIENAEIKKFRKNIIELMMINHPHDCPVCEEGGSCHLQDMTVMTGHNYRRYRFKKRTFYNQNLGPFISHEMNRCITCYRCVRFYQNYADGKDFGVYGVHNNIYFGRFSNGTLNNEFSGNLIDVCPTGVFTDKLQSKNYTRKWDIQFSPSICQQCCVGCNISVGESNGKIIRIDNRYNEAINYYFICDRGRFGYGYVNRKDRPRYPYVKNNDDFIRINTNESIMLAVDIIKSSKNIIGIGSPRASIESNFALQNFVGKKNFYTGISFLEQQKLNLIIKILREGGFYIPSVHEIESYDAILILGEDITQIAARIALSIRQAVKEKMYNLSALKGIEKWQSEAILNYAKNKKYPLFITSVDKTSLDDISMFNYYAPINDQARFGFSIAHFINNDAPKVDNLSVDIEKKTKEIAKILNESKKPLIISGSNSGNLSLIECSANIAKSLKKNKKDVGIVLLVPEVNSIGVGLIEGNPLEKIHNQLKEEHNNVIIILENDICRSLSKNKRDLIFKKNNKIIVLDHQLTKTTKKAKLLLSSTSFVESDGTLINYEGRAQRFFKTYDHNYYNNNDTILFESWRWINYISMKINNKSVQWKNLDDIIKCIEKSVVNLKGIKKASPKSTFRIHGQKIARLTNRSSGRTAINAKNNVHETRQPQDKDTIFTFSMEGNSQPNHLNSEIPFVWSPGWNSVQALNKFQKEVGRQLLAGNPGHLLFRFIKNNSLKWFDHIPSTFIKNENSWIVVPYYQLFGSEELSQLSKDFQKRIPTAQITMNPMDVYNLGLDKGGNFAFLYDEEKWIFPISFSKILNPGQVGLPIGMSGVPIFLLGANIKQLKEIR from the coding sequence ATGATCATTATTCATATAGATGGAAAGAAATATACAATTAAAAAAACGAATAATTTGTTGAATACTTGTTTGTCATTAGGAATAGATATTCCTTATTTTTGTTGGCATCCAGCTTTAGGAAGCTTGGGTGCTTGTCGTTTATGCGCAATAAAAGTTTATCAAAACAAAGAAGATAAAATTGGAAAAATTGCGATGTCTTGCATGACATCTGCTGTTGATAACATGCATATTTCTATAGAAAATGCAGAAATAAAAAAATTTAGAAAAAATATAATAGAATTAATGATGATAAATCATCCTCATGATTGTCCTGTTTGTGAGGAAGGGGGAAGTTGTCATTTACAAGATATGACTGTAATGACTGGACATAATTATCGTCGTTATCGTTTTAAAAAACGTACTTTTTATAATCAAAATCTTGGTCCTTTTATTTCTCATGAAATGAATCGCTGTATTACTTGTTACCGTTGTGTAAGATTTTATCAAAATTATGCAGACGGAAAAGATTTTGGTGTATATGGAGTGCATAATAATATATATTTTGGTCGTTTTTCAAATGGAACGTTAAATAATGAGTTTTCAGGTAATTTGATAGACGTTTGTCCAACTGGAGTTTTTACTGATAAACTTCAATCTAAAAATTATACAAGAAAATGGGATATACAATTTTCTCCAAGTATTTGTCAACAATGTTGCGTTGGATGTAATATTAGTGTAGGAGAAAGTAATGGAAAAATTATTCGTATTGATAATCGTTATAATGAAGCGATAAATTATTACTTTATTTGTGACAGAGGACGTTTTGGATATGGTTATGTGAATCGAAAAGATAGACCTCGTTATCCATATGTAAAAAATAATGATGACTTTATAAGAATTAATACTAACGAATCTATAATGCTTGCAGTAGACATCATTAAAAGTTCAAAAAATATAATTGGTATAGGATCGCCAAGAGCTAGCATAGAAAGCAATTTTGCTTTACAAAATTTTGTTGGAAAAAAAAATTTTTATACAGGAATATCTTTTCTTGAACAACAAAAATTAAATTTAATAATAAAAATATTGCGTGAAGGAGGTTTTTATATTCCTTCTGTGCATGAAATTGAAAGTTATGATGCAATATTAATTTTGGGTGAAGATATAACTCAAATCGCTGCTCGTATTGCCTTATCAATTCGTCAAGCAGTAAAAGAAAAAATGTATAATTTATCTGCATTAAAAGGTATTGAGAAATGGCAATCAGAAGCAATTTTAAATTATGCAAAAAATAAAAAATATCCACTTTTTATTACAAGTGTTGATAAAACTTCATTAGACGATATTTCAATGTTTAATTATTATGCTCCTATTAATGATCAAGCACGTTTTGGTTTTTCTATTGCTCATTTTATTAATAATGATGCACCAAAAGTGGATAATTTAAGTGTAGATATCGAAAAAAAAACTAAAGAAATTGCTAAAATTTTAAATGAATCAAAAAAACCTTTAATTATATCAGGTAGTAACTCTGGAAATTTGTCTCTTATAGAATGTAGTGCAAATATTGCAAAATCACTAAAAAAAAATAAAAAAGATGTAGGTATCGTTTTATTAGTACCAGAAGTTAATAGTATTGGTGTAGGATTAATAGAAGGTAACCCTCTTGAAAAAATTCATAATCAATTAAAAGAAGAACATAACAACGTTATTATCATTCTCGAAAACGATATATGTCGTTCTCTTTCTAAAAATAAAAGAGATTTAATTTTTAAAAAAAATAATAAAATTATTGTTCTTGATCATCAATTAACTAAAACAACAAAAAAAGCAAAATTGTTATTATCATCAACTAGTTTTGTAGAAAGTGATGGTACTTTAATAAATTATGAAGGAAGAGCTCAACGATTTTTTAAAACTTATGACCATAATTACTACAATAATAATGATACAATTTTATTTGAAAGTTGGCGGTGGATTAATTATATAAGCATGAAAATTAATAATAAATCTGTTCAATGGAAAAATTTAGATGATATTATTAAATGTATAGAAAAATCTGTTGTTAATTTGAAAGGTATTAAAAAAGCTTCTCCAAAATCTACATTCAGAATTCATGGTCAAAAAATAGCACGGTTAACAAATCGTTCTAGCGGAAGAACTGCAATTAATGCAAAAAATAATGTACATGAAACACGACAACCTCAAGATAAGGATACTATATTTACGTTTTCAATGGAAGGAAATAGTCAACCTAATCATTTAAATTCAGAGATTCCTTTTGTTTGGAGCCCAGGATGGAATTCTGTTCAAGCTTTAAATAAATTTCAAAAAGAAGTAGGAAGACAATTATTAGCTGGTAACCCAGGACATTTATTATTTCGTTTTATAAAAAATAATTCATTAAAATGGTTTGATCATATTCCTTCTACTTTTATTAAAAATGAAAACAGCTGGATTGTAGTACCTTACTATCAACTATTTGGTAGCGAAGAATTATCACAATTATCAAAAGATTTTCAAAAAAGAATACCTACTGCACAAATAACAATGAATCCAATGGATGTATATAATCTAGGTTTGGATAAAGGTGGTAATTTTGCTTTTTTATATGATGAAGAAAAATGGATTTTTCCAATAAGTTTTTCAAAAATCCTGAATCCAGGACAAGTTGGTTTACCAATAGGTATGTCAGGTGTTCCAATATTTTTATTAGGAGCTAATATAAAACAACTCAAGGAGATAAGATGA
- the nuoI gene encoding NADH-quinone oxidoreductase subunit NuoI, which yields MGLLKKTVFGIFTQIRSIFIIFMNIFSKRETKRYPKEPVYLSPRYRGRVVLTRDPDGLERCVACGLCAVSCPVSCISLKKSEKKDGRWYAKYFRINFSRCIFCGMCEEACPTMAIQLIPDFELSEFRRQDLVYEKEDLIISGPGKYPEYNFYRFTGKKIKNKDKGEANNEEKPIDLKTLLP from the coding sequence ATGGGTTTATTAAAAAAGACCGTATTTGGAATTTTTACACAAATTCGTAGCATTTTCATAATTTTTATGAATATTTTTAGTAAACGTGAAACAAAAAGATATCCAAAAGAACCAGTTTATTTATCTCCTCGTTATAGAGGTCGTGTAGTTTTAACAAGAGATCCTGATGGTTTAGAACGTTGTGTTGCTTGTGGATTGTGTGCAGTTTCTTGTCCGGTTTCTTGTATTTCACTTAAAAAATCAGAGAAAAAAGATGGACGTTGGTATGCAAAATATTTTCGTATAAATTTTTCTCGTTGTATTTTTTGTGGTATGTGCGAAGAAGCTTGTCCTACTATGGCTATTCAATTGATTCCAGATTTTGAATTATCTGAATTTCGACGTCAAGATTTAGTATATGAAAAAGAAGATTTAATAATTTCTGGTCCTGGAAAATATCCAGAGTATAATTTTTATCGTTTTACTGGAAAAAAAATAAAAAACAAAGATAAAGGAGAAGCTAACAATGAAGAAAAACCAATTGATTTAAAAACTTTGTTACCATAG